The following nucleotide sequence is from Candidatus Bipolaricaulis sibiricus.
GCTGCGGTGAGTGCCGTGAACCGTGCGTTCGAGGAGGCCGCGCGAGGGCCTCTGGGAGAGGTCATGTTGGTGACGGGCGATCCCATCGTGTCGTCGGACGTTCTTGGTGAGTCCCACTCCTGCGTCGTCGCCACTGCGTACACGATGGCCCTGCCTCAGGCCCCCTCGGTGGTGAAGATCCTCGCGTTCTACGACAACGAGTGGGGCTACACGGCGCGCCTTGTCGATGTGGCCAGGTTCGTCACGGCCTAGAAGGGCCCGCGCGCTGGCAGGGGTGGTCGGCATCCTGTTCCGGCCGACGTGCTTCCTGTGTGGAGAGGCTATGCCGGTGTTGGCGCCGGTCTGCGAAAGGTGCCTGCGCACACTCCCTCGCTGGGATGGAGCGGTATGCATCGTGTGTGGAACGGGAATCGAGGAGGGGCTTGACCTGTGCCGTACCTGCGCGGTGCAGGGACATCCCTACGCGTGGGCCAAGACGATTGGTCCTTACGAAGGCGGTCTGCGTCGGCTGATTCGGGGACTGAAGTACGAGGGAGAGCGGGCCCTCGCGTGGCCGTTGGGCCGGCTACTGGCCCAGCAGGTGGACCGACCCGTGGCGCCGGTTGTGACGTGCGTCCCGCCTGATCCGAGGCGGCTTCAGGACCGGGGGTATCACGCCGCCGAGCTCCTGGGGGCGACGGTGGCGAGGGGTTTGGGCGTGCAGTTCCGCCGCTTGCTCATCAAACGCCGTTCTACGCCACCTCAGGTGGGCCGGGCCCGGCCAGAGCGCAAGCGGGCAATGGAGGGCCTGTTCGCCGCCCGAACGCGGGGAGCGGGCGAGGCTGCCCTCGTGGTCGACGATGTGATTACGACGGGGGCGACGATCGCCGAGGCCGCGCGAGCCCTCATCGATGCCGGCTTCGGCGAGGTCGGAGTGCTGGCCTGCGCGCAAGCTGTGGTAGGCAGGGAGGTGTAGGTGGAGTTCAAACGGATGGTCGTGGGGTCTCTGCGAACGAACGCGTACGTCCTTGCGGCCGACGGTGAAGCGGCTCTTGTTGATCCGGGGGATGCCGCCCCGCACCTCGATACGGCGTGGGACGGGCATCTCCTGCGCTACATCCTGCTCACCCACGGCCACTTCGACCACGCGGACGGGGCGGAGATCGTGCACGCCCGCACCGGAGCCCCGGTACTCTATCATCCCGACGAAGCGAGCACGTTCTGGACCATGGGTCGGAGGCCGCCGCCTCTGGGCCAGGCCCTCGCAGAGGGTGCCCGTCTTCCGCTCGGGGGCGACGAACTCGTCGTGTGGCATCTGCCGGGACACTCCCCGGGATCGGTTGCCTTCCTGTGGGAGAAGGGGAAGGTGGCCGTGGTGGGTGACGTCCTGTTTGCCCGTTCCGTGGGGCGTTCGGACCTTCCCGGCGGCTCGTGGGATGTCCTGCGGCGGTCGCTGTCTCGTCTGCTGGGGTTGGATGACGAGTGGCGAATCCTTCCTGGGCACGGGCCGGCGACGAGCATCGGCCAGGAGCGGTTGCACAACCCGTACCTTCAGGATCTGGACCATGCCCGGCCGTGAACTGGAGGAGGTGAAGGCACGGGTTGACATCGTCGAGCTGATCGGGCGTTACGTCGCCCTGAGGCCCTCCGGCCAGCGGTTCAAGGGGAGGTGCCCGTTCCACCCCGACGACACCCCGTCCTTCATCGTCTCCCCGGACAAGGGGCTCTGGCATTGCTTCGGCTGCCACGCCGGTGGCGATGCGATCGGATTCCTGATGAAGGTCGAGCGGCTGTCGTTCCCTGAGGCGCTGGCGCGGCTGGCCCAAGAGCTGGGCGTCGAGATCCACGCGTCGGGCGGGGAGGGCAGAGCGAGGCTGCTCCAGGTGAACCAGCAGGCGGTCGAGTTCTTCGCTCGGGAGCTCCGCAAGCCATCCGGGAGGAAGGCCCGCGACTACCTCCTCAGCCGTGGCTTGGGCGAGGAGCTGTGGGAACGCCACAAGCTGGGTTACGCGCCAGAAGGATGGGATGGCCTCCTTCGTGCGCTTGGACGGGTGGGAACCGAGATCCTGCGCGAGCTGGGGTTGGTCATTGCCGGTGAGCGGGGGTACTACGACCGGTTTCGGGACCGGGTGATGTTCACCCTGTGTGACGACCAGGGCCGGCCGGTCGCGTTCGCGGGGCGGAGCTTCGCCGGAGAGCCCAAGTACCTGAACACCCCCAACACCGCGCTGTTCACGAAGGGAACGCTCCTCTATGGATTGGATCTCGCCCGCGACGCGATCCGCAGCACCGGCCGGGCTGTCCTGGTCGAGGGGTACACCGACGTCATCAGCTTCCACGCTGCGGGGATCGGAGAGGCCATTGGTTCGATGGGGACAGCTCTCACCGATGCCCAAGCCCGGTTGATCGCCCGCCACACGGATCACGTTGTGATCGCCTACGATCGGGACGCGGCCGGCGAAGCCTCGGCCCTGCGGGGCCTCGTGATCCTTCGAGCCGCCGGGCTCCAAGTGGGGGTAGCCGTGCTTCCGCCTGGGGAGGATCCCGACTCGCTCGTGCGCAGACACGGTGCCGAGGCCGCACGGGAGGTCCTCGCCCATGCGCTCCCGTTCCATCGGTTTTTCGTCGAGGCGATGGCCTCGCGGCACGAGATCAGTACCGTCGAGGGGAAGGAGCGAGTCCTGATCGAGGCAAAGACGTTTTGGCCGGAGATCCGGAGCGTCCCCCTACAGCACGAGGTCGCCCGAGAACTGTCGAGCATGCTGGCGTTGCGCGAGGAGGAGGTGTGGCGCTACCTTCAGGCGGAGGCCCGCTCGGCCTCGTTGCCGGAAGCCCGGGCACGCGTGGGTCCGGAGGAGATCTTCGTCCACTTTCTGATCGAGGGGAAGCTACCCGATCACGCTCTCGAGCAGCTTGACCTGGAGGAGTTCCGCCCGGAACATCGCCCTATCGTGGCCAAGTGGTTGGAACTGTGGCACGAAGGTCAACGGCCGACTGCAGCGGCGCTTGCGGCGGACCTTTCCCCCGAACAGGTCGATATCTTGACCCGAGTTGCCCTTCTCGAAGTCCCGTTTTCGGACGAGGCCCAGGCGGTCGAAGACGCCGTGACCCGGTTCCTCTACCTGCCGCGGGTGAACCGGAGGTTGAGCGAGACGCGGCGTCAACTCGCCGCGGCGGAGGCGGCTGGGGATACGGGGCGTGTTCAAGCGCTGAACTCGGAGCTCCAGGCTTTGTGTCAGGAGCGCATGCGGATCTTGAGGAGGAGGTGACCGTGCCCGACGAAATCGACATCGTTCCTCCCGAGGTGCGTGAGCCGGGAGCGGCGGCCGAGGAAGAGGAGCTAAGCGATCTGATCCCACTGATTGCCGAGCTGGCCGATTCCGAGCCTGAGGAGGAGCCGGCCGAGCGTGGCCGTGACCCGGTCCGCACCTATCTCCGCGAGATCGGGAGAGTTCCGCTTCTCACACGGGAAGAGGAGGCCGAGCTTGCCCAGAAGGTCGAAGCCGGAACAGCAGCGCTGGAAGAGCTCAACCAGGGGGTCGTGGATCCACAACGCAAAGCGGAACTCGAGAAGGTCATTCAGGAAGGGGACGCGGCGCGGGAGCGGCTTGCGGTGTCCAACCTTCGGCTCGTCGTGTCGATCGCGAAGCGCTACATGCACCGTGGGCTCTCCTTCCTCGACCTCATTCAGGAAGGCAACATCGGCCTCATGCGGGCGGTGGAGAAGTTCGACTGGCGCAAGGGATACAAGTTCTCGACCTACGCCACGTGGTGGATCCGCCAGGCGATCACCCGTGCCATCGGCGACCAGGCCCGAACGATCCGGGTCCCGGTTCACACGATGGAGGCGGTGCAGGAGCTGGGCCGCTTGCGACGGGAGTACATCCGCGAACACGGCGCGGCCCCCACCTACGAGCAGCTGGCAGAGCTTCTCGGAACGAGTGTGGATCGGGTAAAGAAGATCGAGCAGGCGGCGGCATTCACGACATCGCTCGAACGCCCGCTGTCGGACGATGACGATGACACTCTGGGCGACTTCATCGCTGACGTGTCGGCCCAGTCCCCGGTGCGGGAGGCACTGCGCGCCCGGCTCCGAGACGAACTTCGCGATGCCCTGACCGAACTCGATCCCCGCGAGCGGGAGATCCTCGAGCTGCGCTACGGGCTGATCGACGGTCATCCCCGGACGTTGAAGGAGGTGGCGAGCCAGTTCGAGATCACCCGCGAGCGGGTGCGCCAGCTCGAGCTGAAGGCCCTCGAGAAGCTGAAGTACCCGGCCCGGCACCGGTCGTTGCGCTCCCTGCGCGAGCTCCTCCTGTCCGAGGAGGAATGACGGTTCTCCTCCTCCTGGGACCGACCGCGACTGGGAAGAGCGCGGTCGCGGGGGTGGTCGCGGAGGCGGTGGGGGCCGAGGTCATCTCCGCCGATGCCCGGGCAGTCTACCGGGGCCTGGAGATCGGCACGGATCGTCCCCCTCCGTCGGTCCTGGCACGGGTCCCCCACCACCTGGTGGGCGTCCTCGATCCCGTGGAGCGGTACGATGCCGCGGCGTTCCGTCGCGACTGCGAGCGGATCGTGGCGGAGATCCATGCCCGCGGCCGGCGGGCAGTCATCGTTGGGGGGAGCACGCTCTACGTCCGCGCGCTCACCCGCGGCTTGTTCCCGGGGCCGGCCGCGCAGCCTCACCTCCGCGAGGAGCTCGCCCGCCGTCCCCTTGCCGAACTGCACGCCGAGCTGGCCCGGGTCGATCCCGCGTCCGCGGCGCGGATCCACCCGTCGGACCGGGTGCGGATCGTGCGCGCGCTGGAGGTGCACAGGTTGACCGGCCGACCCCTCTCCGGGTGCTGGGGACAGGAGAGGACCTTTCCGTTCCCACTCGTCAAGGTCGCGCTGACTGTCGAACGCGGGGAGCTCCACCGACGGATCGAGGCCCGGGTGGCGCGGATGTTCGACCGCGGCCTGGTCGAGGAGGCGCGGCGGCTGTGGAAGAGCGGGGTCCCCCACGATGCCCCGGCGGCGCGGACGATCGGGTACCAGGAGCTGTTTCCGTTCTTCGCGGGGGAGTACGACCTCGACGAGGCGCGTCGGCGGATCGTCCGGAACACGAAGGCCTACGCCCGGCGGCAGCTCGCGTTCTTCCGTGCGGAGAGCGACGTTGATTGGATCGACGTCACCGGGCGTCCCGTCGCCGACGTCGCGGGCGAGGTTCTCGCCCGGTGGCGGGGTGCAGAAGGGTAGAATCAGCCCGTGAAGCGCGTCCTTGGTGCGGCAAGCGTTCGGGATCTCGACGGGAAGGCCGAAAGTTCCGGCGTCCCCTCCCTTCTCCTCATGGAGTCCGCCGGCCGCGGAGCCGCCGAAGCGATCCGAACCTGGGCGCCCGACCTCGCCGGGGGACGGATCCTCGCCGTGTGCGGGACGGGAGGAAACGGCGGAGACGCCCTGGCCGCTGCGCGGTGGTTGGGGCAGTGGGGCGCGGACCCCCGGGCGATCCTCCTCGGCGAGCCCCGCGGCCCGGCCGCCGACCAGGCCGCCGCGTTCCGGGCGTCGTTCCCGAAGAACGTCGTCCCGGTCGAGGGGGAGGACGACGTCGCCGCCCTCGAGGCGTGGCTCGCAGAGGCGGATCTCGTGCTCGACGGGATCCTCGGGGTCGGGCTGTCCGGCCCGCCGCGGGGGCGGGCCCGAACGGCGATCGAGGCGGTGGAGGGCTCCCGGCTGCCCGTGGTGGCCATCGATCTCCCATCAGGCCTCGATGCGGACACCGGGCGGGTCGACGGGCCGACGGTGCGGGCGGCCCTCACGCTCGCCATGGGATGCCTCAAGCCGTGTCACCTCCTCCCCCCGGCAGCGGAGCGGTGCGGCGAGGTGCGGGTCGTGGACGTGGCCTACCCGGTCGGGGCGTGGGACGAGGTCGACCCCGTGGCCCTCGTTCTGGAGGCGGGCGACGTTCGGGCCCTTCTCCCCTCCCGACCCCGGTTCGGCCACAAGGGGACGTTCGGGAGGGTCCTCGTCGTGGGGGGCGCGGTGGGGATGGCCGGGGCCGCCGCGCTCGCCGCCCACGGGGCGCTGCGCGCCGGGGCGGGGTTGGTCCACGTCCTCTGTCCGGAGCCCGTGTACCCGATCGTGGCGTCCCTCGTCCCCGAGGCCCTCGTCCACCCCGGGGCGGCCGAGGACGGCCAGTTCGCCCCTGAGGCCGCGGAGGAGGCGGTGCGGTGGACGGAAGGGATGGACGTCGTCGTGGTCGGTCCGGGCCTCGGCCGCGGTCCCGGTCCAGCGGCGATCGTGCAAGCTCTCGTTCAGGCCGGGATCCGGCTCGTCCTCGACGCCGACGCCCTGTTCGCCCTCGCCAGGGAGCCCGAGCTCCTCGCCGCGAGCCACGGGGAGCTCGTCCTCACCCCCCACCCGGGGGAGTTCGGCCGCCTCGTGGGGACTGACCCCGAGGAGATCGTTCCCGACAAGATCCGCTGGGCACGGGAGAAGGCGGAGGCGTGGAGGGCGGTCGTCGTCCTCAAAGGGCCCCCCACGGCGATCGCCGACCCGTCGGGTCACGTGCTCCTCTCGACGACGGGGAACACCGCCCTCGCCCACGGCGGGTCGGGGGACGTCCTGGCGGGGATGGTCGCCGGTCTGTGGGCTGGGGGGGCGGGCGCAGGGGACGCGGCGTCCGCCGCAGCGTTCGTCCACGGCCGGGCGGCCGAGCTGCTCGCCGCCACCAGCTCCCCGCGGGCCCTCCTTCCCACCGACCTCCTGGCCGCCCTCCCCGAGGCGTTCGCCGTGGTCGAGGGTTAGCCGTGCCCCTGTTCGACACCCACGCCCACCTCGACTTTCCCCAGTTCGACCGGGACCGGGGTCGGGTTCTCGCCGCGCTCCGGGCCGAGCGGGTGGCCGTCCTCAACGTGGGAGCCGACCTCCGCTCGTCGGCGGCGTCGCTTGCGCTCGCGCGCCAGCACCCGTTCGTGTTCGCCGCGTGCGGGGTCCACCCCCACGACGCCCGTACGTTCACCCCCGACGCAGAGCGGGAGCTTTCCGCACTCCTCCGGCAGGGGGCGGTGGCGGTGGGCGAGTGCGGGCTCGACTTCTACCGCAACCTCTCCCCCCGGGATGCCCAGGTCGCCGCGTTCCGGGCCCAGCTCCGGCTCGCGAAGCGGTTGGATCTCCCCGTCGTCCTCCACGAGCGCGCGGCGTGGGACACCTTCCTGTCCGTGCTCCGTGACGAAGCCCCCCTGCGGGGGGTGGTCCACGCGTTCTCTGGGGACGCCGGCCGGGCCGGGGCGATCGCGGACCTCGGCCTCCACCTCGGGATCGGGGGTCCGCTCACCTACGCCCAGAACCACGCCCTGCGCGGGGCCGTGGGAAGCGTCCCGCTCGACCGGATCGTCATCGAGACGGACGCCCCGTACCTGCCGCCCGAACCGCACCGCGGAAAGCGGAACGACCCAGGGATGGTCCGGCTCGTCGCCGAGCGGCTTGCCGCCCTGCGGGGGATGCCCGTGGCCGAGCTCGCCGAGGCGACGTGGACCAACGCCTGCCGGCTGCTCGCCGTCGCGCCCCGGTTCGAACCTCCTGCGTGAGAGACCGCCACCCAGCCACCGGACCGGAGGGCAAGGCCGGGTCCCGACGGGAACCAGGGGCTCTTCCGCCGAGCACGCGGAGATCGCGGAGAGACCCGGGAACCGCCCCCCAAGGACACGAAGAGCACGACGGGATCGTGGGTGCAAGATCGAGCAGCCGGTGCGGGAACCCTGCCTACGGCGGGCAGGGATGGGGCGAGACCGACCTTCCGGAGGGGTGGCTGCGCGGCCCACGCCCCCGTCCTTCTCCGCTCCCCCCGTGGGGGAAGAGGGTTGGGGTAACGGGGGATTCTCCTGTTCAGTTCAAGCGTATGATCACCTCGACCATCGCACGGGTGCCGCGGCCGCCGCACGTACTCCCACGGGCTCCTAGGGGATGCAGCCCCGCTCCCGGAGCGAGGTGTGGCCCGTCTTCGTGAGGATGAGGTGGTCGAGGACCTCGATCCCAAGGATCTTCCCCGCCTCGACGAGCTGCCGGGTGAGGGTGAGGTCGTCCGCGCTCGGCTCGAGGTTTCCCGACGGGTGGTTGTGGGCCAAGATCACCGCCGCCGCCCGGTCGGCGATCGCGTCGGCGAACACCTCGCGGGGGTGGACCGGGCTCGAGGTGAGAAGCCCCACCGTGACCACACGGGCCTCGATCACCTCGTGGGCCCCGTTGAGGGTGAGGGCCATGAAGTGCTCCTGCTTTCGATCGCGGATCGTGGCAAAGTAGGGAAGCGCGTCCGCGGGGGTCGCGATCCGGCCCGGCCCGCGCTGGAAGTGGCGACGGGCGAGTTCCAGGGCAGCCAGGATCTGGCACGCCTTGGCCTCCCCCACGCCGGCGAACCGGGTGAGCTCGGCCAGTCCCCACCGCCCGAGGTTGGGACCGGCCTCCCGCAGAAGGGCTGCCGCGAGCTCGACCGCGCTCTTGCCCTTCGTCCCGGTGTGGATGAGGACCGCGAGGAGCTCGGCGTCGGACAGGGCCTGGGCCCCCCGGGCGCGGAGCTTTTCCCGCGGCCGCTCGAACTCAGGCAGGTCCTTGATCCGCTTCGGGCCCATCGCTCGTGGATCATGCCCGGTTGCTGAACGGTCCTCAACGCAGGCTCACCCACCGGCCGCCAGCGGTTGCTCGGCGCGGGAACGCCGCTACCATGCGGGAACATGACGACCCAGGTTCACGTCGCGTTCCTGTGGCATATGCACCAGCCGTGGTACGCCCTCCCGGGTGACGCCGT
It contains:
- a CDS encoding NAD(P)H-hydrate epimerase — translated: MKRVLGAASVRDLDGKAESSGVPSLLLMESAGRGAAEAIRTWAPDLAGGRILAVCGTGGNGGDALAAARWLGQWGADPRAILLGEPRGPAADQAAAFRASFPKNVVPVEGEDDVAALEAWLAEADLVLDGILGVGLSGPPRGRARTAIEAVEGSRLPVVAIDLPSGLDADTGRVDGPTVRAALTLAMGCLKPCHLLPPAAERCGEVRVVDVAYPVGAWDEVDPVALVLEAGDVRALLPSRPRFGHKGTFGRVLVVGGAVGMAGAAALAAHGALRAGAGLVHVLCPEPVYPIVASLVPEALVHPGAAEDGQFAPEAAEEAVRWTEGMDVVVVGPGLGRGPGPAAIVQALVQAGIRLVLDADALFALAREPELLAASHGELVLTPHPGEFGRLVGTDPEEIVPDKIRWAREKAEAWRAVVVLKGPPTAIADPSGHVLLSTTGNTALAHGGSGDVLAGMVAGLWAGGAGAGDAASAAAFVHGRAAELLAATSSPRALLPTDLLAALPEAFAVVEG
- a CDS encoding MBL-fold metallo-hydrolase superfamily is translated as MVVGSLRTNAYVLAADGEAALVDPGDAAPHLDTAWDGHLLRYILLTHGHFDHADGAEIVHARTGAPVLYHPDEASTFWTMGRRPPPLGQALAEGARLPLGGDELVVWHLPGHSPGSVAFLWEKGKVAVVGDVLFARSVGRSDLPGGSWDVLRRSLSRLLGLDDEWRILPGHGPATSIGQERLHNPYLQDLDHARP
- a CDS encoding UPF0758 family protein; translation: MGPKRIKDLPEFERPREKLRARGAQALSDAELLAVLIHTGTKGKSAVELAAALLREAGPNLGRWGLAELTRFAGVGEAKACQILAALELARRHFQRGPGRIATPADALPYFATIRDRKQEHFMALTLNGAHEVIEARVVTVGLLTSSPVHPREVFADAIADRAAAVILAHNHPSGNLEPSADDLTLTRQLVEAGKILGIEVLDHLILTKTGHTSLRERGCIP
- a CDS encoding putative metal-dependent hydrolase YcfH, with translation MPLFDTHAHLDFPQFDRDRGRVLAALRAERVAVLNVGADLRSSAASLALARQHPFVFAACGVHPHDARTFTPDAERELSALLRQGAVAVGECGLDFYRNLSPRDAQVAAFRAQLRLAKRLDLPVVLHERAAWDTFLSVLRDEAPLRGVVHAFSGDAGRAGAIADLGLHLGIGGPLTYAQNHALRGAVGSVPLDRIVIETDAPYLPPEPHRGKRNDPGMVRLVAERLAALRGMPVAELAEATWTNACRLLAVAPRFEPPA
- a CDS encoding RNA polymerase sigma factor RpoD — protein: MPDEIDIVPPEVREPGAAAEEEELSDLIPLIAELADSEPEEEPAERGRDPVRTYLREIGRVPLLTREEEAELAQKVEAGTAALEELNQGVVDPQRKAELEKVIQEGDAARERLAVSNLRLVVSIAKRYMHRGLSFLDLIQEGNIGLMRAVEKFDWRKGYKFSTYATWWIRQAITRAIGDQARTIRVPVHTMEAVQELGRLRREYIREHGAAPTYEQLAELLGTSVDRVKKIEQAAAFTTSLERPLSDDDDDTLGDFIADVSAQSPVREALRARLRDELRDALTELDPREREILELRYGLIDGHPRTLKEVASQFEITRERVRQLELKALEKLKYPARHRSLRSLRELLLSEEE
- a CDS encoding tRNA dimethylallyltransferase, which produces MTVLLLLGPTATGKSAVAGVVAEAVGAEVISADARAVYRGLEIGTDRPPPSVLARVPHHLVGVLDPVERYDAAAFRRDCERIVAEIHARGRRAVIVGGSTLYVRALTRGLFPGPAAQPHLREELARRPLAELHAELARVDPASAARIHPSDRVRIVRALEVHRLTGRPLSGCWGQERTFPFPLVKVALTVERGELHRRIEARVARMFDRGLVEEARRLWKSGVPHDAPAARTIGYQELFPFFAGEYDLDEARRRIVRNTKAYARRQLAFFRAESDVDWIDVTGRPVADVAGEVLARWRGAEG
- a CDS encoding DNA primase, whose translation is MPGRELEEVKARVDIVELIGRYVALRPSGQRFKGRCPFHPDDTPSFIVSPDKGLWHCFGCHAGGDAIGFLMKVERLSFPEALARLAQELGVEIHASGGEGRARLLQVNQQAVEFFARELRKPSGRKARDYLLSRGLGEELWERHKLGYAPEGWDGLLRALGRVGTEILRELGLVIAGERGYYDRFRDRVMFTLCDDQGRPVAFAGRSFAGEPKYLNTPNTALFTKGTLLYGLDLARDAIRSTGRAVLVEGYTDVISFHAAGIGEAIGSMGTALTDAQARLIARHTDHVVIAYDRDAAGEASALRGLVILRAAGLQVGVAVLPPGEDPDSLVRRHGAEAAREVLAHALPFHRFFVEAMASRHEISTVEGKERVLIEAKTFWPEIRSVPLQHEVARELSSMLALREEEVWRYLQAEARSASLPEARARVGPEEIFVHFLIEGKLPDHALEQLDLEEFRPEHRPIVAKWLELWHEGQRPTAAALAADLSPEQVDILTRVALLEVPFSDEAQAVEDAVTRFLYLPRVNRRLSETRRQLAAAEAAGDTGRVQALNSELQALCQERMRILRRR